One genomic segment of Stegostoma tigrinum isolate sSteTig4 chromosome 21, sSteTig4.hap1, whole genome shotgun sequence includes these proteins:
- the LOC125462764 gene encoding fibroblast growth factor receptor substrate 2-like isoform X3, producing MQCNSINVVEEPIMISRNTHPTELDLPRTPQTPTTPGFAMPGLSNGFPCYPQMGDGSSHPSTRHPSIGSTRLSSVGEDSTHPLIVGGDDQIHTYVNTSNVDEERKKRPCVHGLTEARSSVSEMMRSHANHCPATEDRAPQVLLQPGEVKFVLGPTPVQKRIMERERIERQKDHVEHGGSGLSFMDRDNVHDGNEHSMACGSNNKMTYENINGLLVSASTGLRRGRLKVGSDGQNLNNCAPRKTAMLNYENLPSLPPVWESQTQRREEEDWSDPGTPPQNGYHSNLDPLRNYVNTENVTIQPGLHKVDFTRRRDCTPNVFSFDFKRPCPEQRQLNYIQVDLEGGSDSDNPQTPKMPSTPVPPTPTRRTEFYAVIDIKKTAAMSSLQKALPRDDGTSRKTRHNSTDLPFSSFVGTHC from the exons CTCCTGGATTTGCTATGCCCGGACTTTCAAATGGATTCCCTTGTTATCCACAAATGGGTGATGGCTCCTCTCACCCATCAACTAGGCATCCCTCTATAGGAAGCACACGTCTCTCCTCAGTGGGCGAAGATTCTACACATCCTTTAATCGTAGGTGGTGATGATCAG ATTCATACATATGTGAATACATCCAATGTTGATGAGGAGCGGAAGAAAAGACCTTGTGTTCATGGTCTGACAGAGGCACGGTCATCTGTCTCTGAAATGATGCGAAGCCATGCAAATCACTGCCCTGCAACGGAGGACAGAGCTCCTCAAGTTCTCCTGCAGCCGGGAGAGGTCAAGTTTGTGCTAGGACCAACACCAGTTCAGAAACGAATAATGGAGCGTGAAAGaatagagagacagaaagatCACGTAGAACATGGTGGCAGTGGCTTGAGTTTTATGGACCGAGATAATGTCCACGATGGTAATGAACACAGCATGGCATGTGGGTCCAACAATAAGATGACTTATGAGAATATCAATGGTTTACTTGTGTCTGCTAGCACAGGGTTACGACGAGGACGGCTCAAGGTGGGCAGTGATGGCCAGAATCTTAACAACTGTGCACCTAGGAAGACAGCCATGCTAAACTATGAAAATCTGCCCTCTTTACCTCCTGTGTGGGAAAGCCAGACACAGAGGCGGGAAGAAGAGGACTGGAGTGACCCTGGAACCCCTCCACAAAATGGATACCATAGCAATCTTGACCCACTGCGGAATTATGTCAATACTGAGAACGTAACTATTCAACCTGGTTTACATAAAGTAGACTTTACCCGGAGGCGGGATTGCACCCCCAACGTCTTCAGCTTTGACTTTAAGCGTCCGTGCCCCGAACAAAGACAGTTAAATTACATCCAGGTGGATCTGGAGGGTGGGAGTGACTCGGATAACCCCCAAACTCCAAAAATGCCCAGCACTCCTGTTCCGCCAACGCCGACACGTAGGACTGAGTTTTACGCTGTGATAGACATTAAAAAGACAGCTGCTATGTCCAGTTTGCAAAAAGCACTACCAAGGGATGATGGGACATCAAGGAAGACGAGGCACAACAGTACAGATCTGCCATT CTCTTCATTTGTTGGGACCCACTGCTAG